TTTGTGGCCCATGGAACCCTGGAGGAAATTCAGCGCCGCGTATCGATTCTGGATGTAGTTTCCGCCTACGTCCGACTGAAAAAGCAGGGGCGGAACTATGTCGGTCTCTGCCCGTTCCACACGGAAAAGACGCCCTCCTTTTCCGTAAGCCCCGAGAAAGGTCTCTTCCATTGCTTCGGCTGCGGTGTGGGGGGGAATGTCTTTACGTTTGTCATGCGGCTCGAAGGGGTAGATTTCCGCACGGCTGTCGAACGCCTGGCGGAAAGGGCGGGAGTGAGGCTGGAGCCGGCAGGTCCGGGCGACCGCCGGCAAGGGCGGGAACGCGTGCATGAATTGCATCGCGTCGCTGCGGAATATTTCGCGCGCTGTCTGCAAGGGCCCGAAGGAAAGCTCGCGCGCGCGTACCTGCAACATCGCGGGATCGATGCGCAAACGGTGGAGGAGTTTGCGCTGGGTTACTGCCCGACCGGACCCGGCCTGTACCGCGTATTGACTCAGTCCGGTGTCAGCGTGCAGGAGGCCCGCCGGTGCGGCTTGCTTGGAGCACGGCACGACGGGGGAACGTACCCGAGGTTCGGCGGCCGGCTGATATTCCCGATCCGCAACGCAACCGGAAAGATCGTGGGTTTTGCAGGCCGAGCCATCGGCGAGCAGCATCCCAAATACCTCAACTCTCCGGAGTCAGAGGTGTTCCGTAAAGGAGAGCTGCTCTTTGGCCTATACGAAGCTCGCCACGCGATGCGCGAGTCACACCGCGTGCTAGTCGTCGAGGGCTACTTCGATGTTTTGTCCTTAGCTCGTGCCGGCATCCGCGAAGTCGTCGCCACTATGGGTACGGCACTCACCGAGCAGCAACTCGAAACACTGCGCCGGCTGGTGGACGAAGTGTATGTTTGCTTCGACGGCGATGAGGCCGGCCGCCGCGCAGCGGAACGGGCATTCACGGTCGCGGCAAAGGTGGGCATTTGGGCGCAGGCTCTCTTCTTGCCTGCAGGCGAAGATCCGGACTCGTTCGTGCGTCGCACCGGTGCGAGCGAGCTGGCAAAGCTTATGGGCACGGCCGTGCCCCTTGCCGATTTTTACTTGGCGCGCAAAGCACCGGATCCAGGGGCGTCGCTAGCCGCGAAAGCGCGGGTGGCACGCGAAATAGGGGAGGTTTTGGGCTCCGTCCGGGACCACGTTCTGCAGCAGCTCCTCGTGCGAAAGGCGGCCGCGCAACTTGGTATCGAGGAGCATTTACTTTACGCGGCAGCCTCGGGGCGTGGCCGCACTTTAGTAGAGCCGAACCGTTCGTCCGCTGCTCCCGATTGGGCACAACCGGAAGAACGGACTCTCTTGACGGCCATGGCAGTCAGTTCCCAAGTGGCCGAGCGCTTGATGGCGGAAAAGGCGCTCGACTTGTTCGTTACGGCAGGATTGCAGCAGTTGGCACAACGGATCGTTTCTGCGTGGAAAGACGCTCCCGGTCCGGAGGCGTTCTTGGCAGAGCTTCCCGAAGAGTTACAAGCGCAGATCAGTGCTCACTTGTTGGGGCGCGGTCCGTTGGTGGGCGTGGATTTAATGGAAGTTGCCCGCGACTGTCTCGTTAAGCTCCGTAAGCGTCAGGTGCGAAAGCGTCGAGACACTCTCAAACAAGAGTTGCAAGCCGCGGAACGGGAAGGAGACC
This genomic interval from Candidatus Binatia bacterium contains the following:
- the dnaG gene encoding DNA primase, producing MNGFVAHGTLEEIQRRVSILDVVSAYVRLKKQGRNYVGLCPFHTEKTPSFSVSPEKGLFHCFGCGVGGNVFTFVMRLEGVDFRTAVERLAERAGVRLEPAGPGDRRQGRERVHELHRVAAEYFARCLQGPEGKLARAYLQHRGIDAQTVEEFALGYCPTGPGLYRVLTQSGVSVQEARRCGLLGARHDGGTYPRFGGRLIFPIRNATGKIVGFAGRAIGEQHPKYLNSPESEVFRKGELLFGLYEARHAMRESHRVLVVEGYFDVLSLARAGIREVVATMGTALTEQQLETLRRLVDEVYVCFDGDEAGRRAAERAFTVAAKVGIWAQALFLPAGEDPDSFVRRTGASELAKLMGTAVPLADFYLARKAPDPGASLAAKARVAREIGEVLGSVRDHVLQQLLVRKAAAQLGIEEHLLYAAASGRGRTLVEPNRSSAAPDWAQPEERTLLTAMAVSSQVAERLMAEKALDLFVTAGLQQLAQRIVSAWKDAPGPEAFLAELPEELQAQISAHLLGRGPLVGVDLMEVARDCLVKLRKRQVRKRRDTLKQELQAAEREGDRARIEALREELRALREELAT